ATCATAGCAGGAGAGGCATGCATTGCGGATAAACTGGCGCATCTCTTCAAAAGGTATAATTATTTCTTGACCGGAACCACGGAAATGAACATCTTTTGGAATATCCATACGGTCGTAGCTACCCAAATCCTTCATATTGATAAAAGTATAGAACTCAGGTGAAAACGAACCCATGCAAAACAGTCCAATCACGAGCGATATACACTGCCCATTAATCTCTGAAGCCTGCTGCATCTTACGTGATGCAGTAACCTGGCAAGGCCGGCCAACAACGCCAATCTTTTGATATCCTTTCCTTACAGCATCCTGGAAAAGGCGGAGGGTAGGGGCGGCAGTATATTTTGAGCCGGCGCACTCAGTTACACCGCTGGCAGATGAAACCAGAACCGGTTTTGTCCCTTTCACATTGCCACCTGTCATCAGAATGCTTTCAATAAACCCCTCTTTAAGAGCAAAGACAGAAAGCGCTGAGACGACTCCTCCGTATTGGCCGCACGATCTTATTTTTTCTTCAGCGGCACGGGCAAAGTATATCTCTTTATGGGCTCCCAGCACAGGATCAAAGTCAGCTGCTCCAAAAACCTCCCGTCGTAAAGACATGTATTGTGTAAAACCACGAGGGCAGATCCGGTAGCAAATACCCTCACAGATCTGGCAATTATGGATAATAGCAACTCGCTCGTTATAAGA
This region of Pelotomaculum schinkii genomic DNA includes:
- a CDS encoding Coenzyme F420 hydrogenase/dehydrogenase, beta subunit C-terminal domain: MENCELEYGAAARLKEGVLDPGLCSGCGACVGFCPYIKSYNERVAIIHNCQICEGICYRICPRGFTQYMSLRREVFGAADFDPVLGAHKEIYFARAAEEKIRSCGQYGGVVSALSVFALKEGFIESILMTGGNVKGTKPVLVSSASGVTECAGSKYTAAPTLRLFQDAVRKGYQKIGVVGRPCQVTASRKMQQASEINGQCISLVIGLFCMGSFSPEFYTFINMKDLGSYDRMDIPKDVHFRGSGQEIIIPFEEMRQFIRNACLSCYDPLSELADISVGSTEYDPDWNALILRTTKGSELVEQACASGYIEIKPYPPELLPILRKAVFRRKKRVLERPDFTYLNLSAQEREYFLSTGDDD